The following are from one region of the Salvia splendens isolate huo1 chromosome 2, SspV2, whole genome shotgun sequence genome:
- the LOC121787950 gene encoding phosphatidylinositol/phosphatidylcholine transfer protein SFH3-like produces the protein MSGNIPSVAERPFRPSVEKIETDIAEDERKKKHGSFKKAAICASSKFRHSLAKKGRRNSRVMSVDFEDERDDEESQAVDALRQALILEELLPAKHDDYHMLLRFLKARRFDIEKTKQMWADMIQWRKDFGSDNIMEEFEFKERDEVVKYYPQGHHGVDKDGRPVYIEKLGQVDSTKLLQVTSLDRYLKYHVQEFERTFIDKFPACSIAAKKHIDQSTTILDVQGVGLKSFNKAARELIQTLQSVDGNNYPETLCRMYIINAGSGFRLLWSTVKSFLDPKTTSKIHVLGNKYQSKLLEIIDASELPEFLGGTCTCEDKGGCMVSDKGPWNDPDIIKMVRNSEQKCTNKIALSPVDESPRAADDDTTHSHISHVHEEVTKRPLSACETVKDKPMNDDKHVTTIVRKTEKQINFAKAASADCFPAKPSLKPSERISNHILNGVMTVVMGVVTMVRMTRTMPKKLTNATLYSSSIYSDSDTNSPRETVSNEDYIIMMKRMNELEEKLVILGNRSTTMPPEKEEMLNNALQRIDMLEQELSTTKKTLEGALVREEELVAFIEKTKKKKKRFFAF, from the exons ATGAGTGGCAACATTCCTAGCGTTGCGGAACGCCCATTCAGGCCAA GTGTTGAGAAAATTGAAACAGATATAGCGGAGGATGAGAGGAAGAAGAAACATGGGTCTTTTAAGAAGGCGGCAATCTGTGCCTCTTCCAAATTCAGGCACTCCTTAGCTAAAAAGGGTCGCCGTAACAGCAGAGTTATGTCTGTTGATTTTGAGGACGAGCGTGATGATGAGGAGTCGCAAGCTGTAGACGCCTTACGTCAGGCTCTCATCTTGGAAGAATTGCTCCCTGCTAAACATGATGACTATCATATGTTGCTTAG GTTCTTGAAGGCTAGGAGATTCGATATTGAGAAAACAAAGCAAATGTGGGCTGATATGATTCAATGGAGGAAAGACTTTGGTTCTGACAACATTATGGAG GAATTTGAGTTCAAGGAGAGGGATGAGGTTGTTAAATACTATCCACAAGGCCATCACGGTGTTGACAAAGATGGAAGACCTGTTTACATTGAGAAGCTTGGTCAAGTTGATTCGACCAAGCTCCTGCAAGTCACCTCGTTGGATCGCTATCTCAAATACCATGTTCAGGAGTTTGAGAGGACCTTCATTGATAAGTTCCCAGCCTGCTCCATCGCAGCCAAAAAACACATTGATCAGAGCACAACCATTTTAGATGTTCAAGGAGTG GGACTGAAAAGTTTCAATAAGGCTGCTAGGGAACTCATTCAGACCCTTCAGAGCGTTGATGGTAATAACTACCCTGAG ACTCTGTGTCGCATGTACATAATCAACGCAGGATCTGGATTCAGGCTATTGTGGAGTACAGTTAAATCATTCCTCGATCCAAAAACCACATCTAAGATCCAT GTTTTGGGAAACAAATATCAGAGCAAGCTTCTTGAGATCATTGACGCAAG TGAGTTGCCAGAGTTCTTGGGTGGAACTTGCACTTGTGAAGATAAAGGTGGTTGCATGGTTTCTGATAAGGGACCTTGGAACGACCCCGACATCATCAAG ATGGTCCGAAACAGTGAACAAAAATGCACAAACAAAATCGCTCTTTCACCTGTCGATGAATCCCCGAGAGCTGCTGATGATGATACTACACATTCACACATCTCCCATGTTCATGAAGAA GTGACCAAGCGACCACTAAGTGCATGTGAGACTGTGAAAGACAAGCCCATGAATGATGATAAGCATGTTACAACCATTGTACGAAAAACAGAGAAACAAATAAACTTTGCTAAAG CTGCATCCGCGGATTGTTTTCCTGCCAAACCATCTCTTAAGCCTTCTGAGAGAATTAGCAACCATATCTTGAATGGAGTAATGACTGTTGTTATGGGAGTCGTGACTATGGTTCGTATGACACGAACCATGCCAAAAAAACTCACAAATGCCACCCTCTACTCCTCCTCCATATATAGTGATAGTGACACAAACTCGCCTAGGGAAACCGTCTCAAACGAGGATTACATTATCATGATGAAACGCATGAACGAGCTAGAGGAGAAATTGGTCATCCTCGGCAACAGGTCCACAACTATGCCACCCGAAAAGGAAGAGATGTTAAACAATGCCTTGCAACGCATAGACATGCTGGAGCAAGAGCTGTCTACAACCAAAAAG ACTTTGGAGGGTGCTCTGGTTCGGGAAGAGGAACTTGTTGCCTTCATTGaaaagacgaagaagaagaagaagagattctTTGCTTTCTGA
- the LOC121787959 gene encoding diaminopimelate decarboxylase 1, chloroplastic-like has protein sequence MAASNLLSQPPTLPHSKHLKLFSIPLATSLVSPFKLRPLSASLRARPPRAVLSTPEPQTQKLEHCFRKSGDGFLYCEGVKVEQVMEVAEKRPFYLYSKPQIKRNVEAYKEALEGLNSIIGYAIKANNYLKILELLQSLGCGAVLVSGNELRLALQAGFDPTRCVFNGNGKILEDLVLAAQAGVFVNIDSEFDLENIVAAARISGKKVNVLLRINPDVDPQVHPYVATGNKNSKFGIRNEKLQWFLDAVKSHPDELKLVGAHCHLGSTITKVDIFRDAAVLMVNYIDEIRSQGFEIDYLNIGGGLGIDYYHTGAVLPTPRDLIDTVRELVLSRNLNLIIEPGRSLIANTCCFVNRVTGVKTNGTKNFVVIDGSMAELIRPSLYGAYQHIELVSPSTPNAEVSTFDIVGPVCESADFLGKDRELPTPTKGAGLVVHDAGAYCMSMASTYNLKMRPPEYWVEEDGSVSKIRHGETFEDHLRLFEGL, from the exons ATGGCGGCTTCGAACCTCCTCTCACAGCCCCCAACGCTTCCGCACTCCAAACACCTCAAGCTCTTTTCAATCCCCCTCGCCACAAGCCTCGTCTCCCCCTTCAAATTGAGGCCCCTTTCAGCGTCTCTCAGAGCCCGCCCTCCCAGGGCAGTCCTGTCCACGCCGGAGCCCCAAACCCAAAAATTGGAACACTGTTTTAGGAAATCAGGCGATGGATTCCTATACTGCGAGGGGGTTAAGGTCGAACAAGTCATGGAAGTCGCCGAGAAAAGGCCATTCTACTTGTACAGCAAGCCGCAGATTAAGCGGAATGTCGAGGCCTACAAAGAAGCGTTGGAGGGCTTGAATTCCATCATCGGCTACGCGATTAAGGCCAATAATTATCTCAAAATCTTGGAGCTTTTGCAGAGCTTGGGGTGTGGAGCTGTTTTGGTTAGTGGAAATGAGCTTAGGCTAGCGCTCCAAGCTGGTTTTGATCCTACCAG GTGTGTATTTAATGGGAACGGAAAGATCTTGGAGGATCTAGTCTTGGCTGCCCAAGCAGGTGTTTTCGTGAACATTGACAGTGAATTTGATTTGGAGAATATTGTGGCTGCTGCAAGAATTTCGGGGAAGAAGGTTAATGTGCTCCTGCGCATCAATCCGGATGTTGATCCTCAG GTCCATCCTTATGTTGCAACGGGAAACAAGAACTCCAAGTTTGGTATCAGAAATGAGAAGTTGCAGTGGTTTTTAGATGCTGTGAAGTCACACCCCGATGAACTGAAACTTGTCGGGGCCCATTGTCATCTTGGTTCTACTATTACAAAG GTAGACATTTTTAGAGATGCAGCAGTTCTGATGGTGAACTACATAGATGAGATCCGATCCCAAGGTTTTGAAATAGATTACTTGAACATTGGAGGTGGGCTTGGGATAGACTATTATCATACTGGAGCTGTCCTTCCGACTCCAAGAGACCTAATTGACACT GTACGGGAATTGGTTCTTTCACGAAATCTCAATCTCATAATTGAACCTGGAAGATCGCTCATTGCTAACACTTGCTGCTTTGTCAATCGGGTCACTGGAGTGAAAACCAATGGAACAAAAAATTTTGTTGTGATTGATGGGAGCATGGCTGAGCTTATTCGACCTAGTTTATATGGAGCTTATCAG CACATAGAGCTGGTTTCACCTTCAACTCCGAATGCTGAGGTCTCGACGTTTGATATAGTCGGTCCTGTTTGCGAGTCTGCTGATTTCTTGGGAAAGGATAGGGAACTACCCACGCCAACTAAG GGTGCTGGGTTGGTAGTTCATGATGCTGGTGCCTACTGCATGAGCATGGCTTCCACTTACAATCTCAAAATGCGACCTCCGGAATATTGG GTTGAAGAGGACGGATCAGTATCCAAGATCCGACATGGGGAGACATTCGAAGACCATTTAAGATTATTTGAGGGACTTTAG